One segment of Bacillus sp. (in: firmicutes) DNA contains the following:
- a CDS encoding GNAT family N-acetyltransferase: MLPRIRSSFHILYNLIYGVENPEWKKYDAPYYPLEFCTFGKFSKKMEEKMNVTDVPSQMIMEYQGQIIGMVSYYWEVKRTQWLEIGIVIYSPEHWNGGFGTEALSLWIDYLIENLPIERVGLTTWSGNPRMIRCAEKLGMQLEGRMRKCRYYNGEYYDSIGMGILREEWDEFKKNNPLFNFHERTC, encoded by the coding sequence TTGCTCCCTCGAATACGCTCCTCATTTCATATTCTGTATAACCTGATATATGGTGTGGAGAATCCAGAATGGAAAAAGTATGATGCTCCTTATTATCCGCTTGAATTTTGTACCTTTGGAAAGTTTTCTAAGAAAATGGAAGAAAAAATGAATGTTACGGATGTACCAAGCCAAATGATTATGGAATATCAAGGTCAAATTATAGGCATGGTTAGCTATTATTGGGAGGTTAAGCGTACACAATGGCTTGAAATTGGGATCGTCATATATTCTCCTGAACATTGGAATGGTGGATTTGGAACGGAAGCATTATCTTTATGGATTGACTATCTCATTGAAAATCTACCCATCGAGAGAGTGGGGCTGACGACTTGGTCTGGAAATCCACGAATGATAAGATGTGCGGAAAAATTAGGAATGCAATTAGAAGGGAGAATGAGAAAATGCCGCTACTATAATGGCGAATACTATGATTCCATTGGGATGGGTATTCTTCGAGAGGAATGGGATGAGTTTAAAAAGAATAATCCTTTATTCAACTTCCATGAAAGAACGTGTTAA